The Streptomyces aurantiacus genome includes a region encoding these proteins:
- a CDS encoding hydroxyacid dehydrogenase — MPERPLALFAMTAENVPQIFPPDILTRLGNAVEIDPTLTVENFSDPRVRATLADTEILITGWGCPRIDETVLDAAPKLRAILHAAGSVKGMTSPAVWERGITVSSAAGANALPVAEYTLAMILLAGKDLFAHRDRFRARRAFPYGAIVPGIGNFGRRVGIVGASRIGRRLIELLTPFDLEVSLADPYVDATRAADLGVPLLPLDDLLRSSDIVTVHAPQTPETHHLIGRRELALMPDGSVLINTARGALLDHDALIDELRANRLSAVLDVTDPEPLPADSPLFDLPNAFVTPHLAGSQGNEVARLGLTVTQEAERLLSGQELAHEIDHAVLARTA; from the coding sequence TTGCCCGAGCGCCCCCTGGCACTTTTCGCCATGACAGCCGAGAACGTGCCCCAGATCTTCCCGCCGGACATCCTGACCCGCCTGGGCAACGCGGTAGAAATCGATCCCACTCTGACCGTCGAGAACTTCTCCGACCCACGCGTACGGGCGACCCTCGCCGACACGGAGATCCTGATCACCGGCTGGGGCTGCCCCCGTATCGACGAGACGGTCCTGGACGCCGCGCCGAAACTGCGGGCGATCCTGCACGCGGCGGGCTCGGTCAAGGGAATGACCTCCCCCGCGGTCTGGGAGCGCGGCATCACCGTCTCCTCCGCGGCCGGCGCGAACGCCCTCCCCGTGGCCGAGTACACGCTCGCCATGATCCTGCTCGCGGGCAAGGACCTCTTCGCCCACCGCGACCGCTTCCGCGCCCGACGCGCCTTCCCCTACGGGGCGATCGTGCCGGGCATCGGCAACTTCGGCCGCCGCGTGGGCATCGTCGGAGCCTCCCGCATCGGCCGACGGCTCATCGAACTGCTGACCCCCTTCGACCTGGAGGTGAGCCTCGCCGACCCGTACGTCGACGCGACGCGGGCCGCCGATCTCGGCGTGCCCCTGCTCCCGCTCGACGACCTGCTGCGCTCCAGCGACATCGTCACCGTCCACGCCCCGCAGACCCCCGAGACCCACCACCTGATCGGACGCCGCGAACTCGCCCTGATGCCGGACGGATCCGTACTCATCAACACCGCGCGCGGCGCCCTCCTCGACCACGACGCCCTCATCGACGAACTGCGCGCGAACCGGCTCAGCGCGGTCCTCGACGTCACCGACCCCGAGCCGCTGCCCGCCGACTCGCCGCTCTTCGACCTGCCGAACGCCTTCGTCACCCCGCATCTCGCGGGCTCGCAGGGCAACGAGGTGGCCCGGCTCGGCCTCACCGTCACCCAGGAAGCCGAACGCCTGCTGTCCGGACAGGAGTTGGCCCACGAGATCGACCACGCCGTCCTGGCGCGCACCGCATGA
- a CDS encoding FAD-binding protein, whose product MAEPLTNWAGNITYSAEELQRPHSLDALRSLVARSGSVRVLGSGHSFNEIADPGIGGVLLSLTALPPSVEVDAAARTVRVAGGVRYAELARAVHGRGFALPNMASLPHISVAGSVATGTHGSGNTNGSLASSVREVELVLADGSVLTIGRGDARFEGAVTSLGALGVVTALTLDLEPGFEVAQHVFGQLPLAELDFEVVSSSAYSVSLFTDWRRSGFVQAWVKRRTDLPWDGFPWAGPAAEAMHPVPGMPAVNCTQQFGVPGPWHERLPHFRPEFTPSSGSELQSEYLLPRPYAVDALRALDSIRGTVAPVLQICEVRTVAADRQWLSPAYGRDTVAFHFTWVEDTAAVLPVVRRVEAALAPFDPRPHWGKVFTVEAPVLRERYPRMSDFRALAEELDPAGTFRNSFVSAVLG is encoded by the coding sequence ATGGCAGAGCCCCTGACCAACTGGGCGGGGAACATCACGTACTCCGCCGAGGAGCTGCAGCGCCCGCACTCGCTGGACGCGCTCCGGTCCCTGGTCGCGCGGAGCGGCTCGGTACGCGTACTGGGCAGCGGGCACTCGTTCAACGAGATCGCCGATCCGGGCATCGGGGGCGTGCTGCTCTCACTGACCGCGCTGCCGCCGTCGGTCGAGGTGGACGCGGCGGCCCGTACGGTCCGGGTGGCGGGCGGGGTGCGGTACGCGGAGCTGGCGCGGGCGGTGCACGGGCGCGGATTCGCGCTGCCCAACATGGCTTCGCTGCCGCACATCTCGGTGGCGGGTTCGGTGGCGACCGGCACGCACGGCTCGGGCAACACGAACGGCTCGCTGGCCTCGTCCGTACGGGAGGTCGAGCTGGTCCTCGCCGACGGGTCGGTCCTGACGATCGGCCGGGGTGACGCCCGCTTCGAGGGGGCGGTGACGTCGTTGGGTGCGCTCGGTGTCGTCACGGCGCTCACCCTCGACCTGGAGCCCGGCTTCGAGGTCGCCCAGCACGTGTTCGGGCAACTGCCGCTCGCCGAACTGGACTTCGAGGTGGTGTCGTCGTCCGCGTACAGCGTGAGCCTGTTCACCGACTGGCGGCGGTCGGGCTTCGTGCAGGCATGGGTCAAGCGGCGGACCGACCTGCCGTGGGACGGGTTTCCGTGGGCCGGGCCCGCCGCCGAGGCGATGCACCCGGTGCCGGGGATGCCCGCCGTGAACTGCACCCAGCAGTTCGGGGTGCCCGGGCCCTGGCACGAGCGGTTGCCGCACTTCCGGCCCGAGTTCACGCCGAGCAGCGGATCGGAGCTCCAGTCGGAGTACCTGCTTCCGCGCCCGTACGCCGTCGACGCCCTGCGTGCCCTCGACTCGATCCGGGGGACGGTCGCGCCGGTGCTGCAGATCTGCGAGGTGCGCACGGTCGCCGCCGACCGTCAGTGGCTGAGTCCCGCGTACGGCCGGGACACCGTGGCCTTCCACTTCACCTGGGTCGAGGACACGGCGGCCGTGCTGCCCGTGGTGCGGCGGGTGGAGGCGGCGCTCGCGCCCTTCGACCCGCGACCGCACTGGGGCAAGGTGTTCACGGTGGAGGCGCCGGTGCTGCGCGAACGCTATCCGCGGATGAGTGACTTCAGGGCTCTGGCCGAGGAGCTCGACCCGGCGGGCACGTTCCGCAACAGCTTCGTGAGCGCGGTGCTCGGGTGA
- a CDS encoding ROK family transcriptional regulator: MKRTSRDIRTANRYGVLRQIIAHSPTSRQELAAATGLSLATVATLVGELLDLGMLTEVGFEDSAGGRPRGLVAVNASGGALIGVDIAETYVRVELFDLALGVLARADEDMRRGEIRPEQVVGHVASAVGSVVAQAGVEGARVLGVGVSVPGQVDREAGVSEYAPNWDWHDVPLLDLLSEHIAYPLYLDNPLRACAVAELWFGAARGRGDAVVVNLGTGVGAGLALGGGLHRGVSNSAGEWGHNTLVLDGRPCHCGNHGCVETYVGAPGIMLNLRELSPGSPLLHPEDQTATINALARGVAAQDPVAIQVVRNTARYLGAAVADLVNLLNPEVVVLSSWVAATLGEPLLHEVREAVARHALRRPLASTEIVLSPIPTDPVCLGAATFALEGALTSVGQKSGGAKAAPQRPAGGRATTPRRAAVPKV; encoded by the coding sequence GTGAAGCGCACATCTCGCGACATCCGCACCGCGAACCGCTATGGGGTGCTGCGCCAGATCATCGCCCATTCGCCCACGTCCCGGCAGGAGCTCGCCGCTGCGACCGGGCTGAGCCTCGCCACGGTCGCCACGCTCGTCGGTGAGCTGCTCGACCTCGGGATGCTGACGGAGGTCGGATTCGAGGACTCCGCGGGGGGCCGCCCGCGGGGGCTCGTGGCGGTCAACGCTTCGGGCGGTGCGCTGATCGGCGTCGACATCGCGGAGACGTACGTACGGGTCGAGCTGTTCGATCTCGCGCTGGGCGTGCTGGCCCGTGCCGACGAGGACATGCGCCGCGGTGAGATCCGCCCGGAGCAGGTCGTCGGGCATGTCGCCTCGGCCGTGGGCTCGGTGGTCGCGCAGGCCGGGGTCGAAGGCGCCCGTGTCCTCGGCGTCGGTGTCAGTGTGCCGGGGCAGGTGGACCGGGAGGCCGGCGTCTCGGAGTACGCGCCGAACTGGGACTGGCACGACGTGCCGCTGCTCGACCTGCTCTCCGAGCACATCGCGTACCCCCTCTACCTGGACAATCCGCTGCGGGCCTGTGCGGTCGCCGAGTTGTGGTTCGGGGCCGCGCGCGGGCGCGGGGACGCCGTGGTGGTGAATCTCGGGACGGGTGTCGGCGCCGGGCTCGCGCTCGGCGGCGGGCTGCACCGGGGGGTCAGCAACAGCGCCGGGGAGTGGGGGCACAACACGCTCGTGCTGGACGGGCGGCCGTGCCACTGCGGCAACCACGGGTGTGTGGAGACGTATGTCGGAGCGCCCGGCATCATGCTGAACCTGCGGGAGCTGAGCCCCGGGAGCCCGCTGCTGCACCCCGAGGACCAGACGGCGACGATCAACGCGCTGGCGCGCGGCGTCGCCGCGCAGGACCCGGTGGCCATCCAGGTGGTCCGGAACACCGCGCGCTATCTCGGCGCCGCCGTGGCCGACCTGGTGAACCTCCTCAACCCCGAGGTCGTCGTGCTCAGCAGCTGGGTGGCGGCCACGCTCGGCGAACCGCTGCTGCACGAGGTGCGCGAGGCGGTGGCGCGGCACGCGCTGAGACGGCCGCTGGCCAGCACCGAGATCGTCCTCTCCCCCATTCCCACCGATCCGGTGTGTCTGGGGGCCGCGACGTTCGCGCTCGAAGGGGCACTGACCTCGGTGGGGCAGAAGTCCGGCGGTGCCAAGGCCGCCCCGCAGAGACCCGCGGGCGGCAGGGCCACGACGCCGCGGCGCGCCGCCGTCCCCAAGGTCTGA